In a single window of the Tellurirhabdus bombi genome:
- the porV gene encoding type IX secretion system outer membrane channel protein PorV, protein MKRTFSSLCLFGCLAFSLVTEAQTISGQDTTALRIPTSAMPFLGFTPDARSAALGDAGVALGADANAIYWNPAKLVYAEKDRGVALSYTPWLRNLVDDMYFTYLSGYQKVGKNQVIGLSLLYFDLGTIYFTNGIGVSTGSFNSREYAATASYSRRLSRNFSMGVNMRYASSNLAGSNFLNGALIKPANTVAADISAYYENEARDEITGQGVKWAFGGMLSNLGGKVNYGTDERYFLPTNLRLGTAMTYYTDKYNKFNFVVDLNKLMVPTPPQYQTVNGKPVLGPNSNPVILKGRDPRTLTSLSGAFGSFSDAPDGFAEELKEINISAGAEYWYNDQFAARLGYQHEARIKGDRKYFTAGIGIKLQQKYGIDFAYLMPVRQGSPLANTLRLSLTLNLDKKPRAVNSEEE, encoded by the coding sequence ATGAAACGTACGTTTTCGTCTCTTTGTCTGTTTGGTTGTTTAGCATTTTCACTGGTAACAGAAGCCCAGACTATAAGCGGTCAGGATACTACTGCTTTGCGGATACCAACGTCTGCAATGCCTTTCTTAGGCTTTACGCCTGATGCACGCAGTGCTGCCCTTGGTGATGCTGGTGTTGCGCTCGGCGCAGACGCAAACGCAATCTACTGGAACCCCGCCAAACTCGTCTACGCCGAAAAAGACCGTGGAGTCGCTTTATCGTACACGCCCTGGTTGCGTAACCTGGTAGACGACATGTATTTTACCTATCTGTCGGGCTATCAGAAAGTAGGTAAAAACCAGGTAATTGGCCTATCCTTACTTTATTTCGATTTAGGTACCATTTATTTCACCAACGGCATTGGGGTATCGACAGGCTCGTTCAATTCACGTGAGTATGCCGCGACTGCCTCTTATTCCCGTCGGCTTTCGAGAAACTTCTCGATGGGCGTTAACATGCGCTACGCAAGTTCGAACCTCGCTGGGAGTAACTTCCTGAATGGCGCTTTGATCAAACCCGCCAACACGGTCGCCGCAGACATCAGCGCTTACTACGAAAACGAAGCGCGTGACGAAATAACGGGCCAGGGTGTTAAGTGGGCTTTCGGCGGTATGCTCTCTAACTTAGGTGGTAAAGTAAATTACGGTACCGATGAGCGCTACTTCCTGCCGACTAACCTTCGTCTGGGAACGGCAATGACTTATTACACAGACAAGTATAATAAGTTTAACTTTGTTGTTGACCTGAACAAACTGATGGTACCAACTCCCCCTCAGTATCAAACTGTTAATGGAAAACCGGTTCTTGGGCCTAACAGCAATCCTGTAATCCTGAAAGGGCGTGATCCTAGAACGTTGACTTCCCTAAGCGGTGCTTTTGGCTCCTTCTCTGACGCACCCGATGGATTTGCAGAAGAATTAAAAGAAATCAATATTTCAGCTGGTGCTGAATACTGGTACAATGATCAATTTGCGGCGCGGTTGGGCTATCAGCACGAAGCGCGGATTAAAGGTGACCGGAAGTATTTTACGGCTGGTATCGGCATCAAATTGCAGCAGAAATACGGCATTGACTTTGCCTATCTGATGCCAGTCCGCCAGGGTAGTCCGCTGGCCAATACACTCCGGCTCTCGCTAACCCTCAATCTGGATAAAAAGCCACGGGCCGTAAATAGCGAAGAAGAATAA
- a CDS encoding M16 family metallopeptidase codes for MTLDRTLAPAFKTVDEIRVPSVETFILDNEQPVYLVRAGEQPILRLECIFEAGSCYEPLPGISTLSMKMLAEGTRQRSSAQINSYLDRYGAFLESHSGTDRSSLTIYCLNKYLPEVLPLLQELLAESVIPEKELADQINITRQNLQVNLGKNNYLASTLIRQNVFGASHPYGYRQTPETLDAIQQQMVEQFYQQRIQNRPYRIVLAGQVTEMEFTQLNRTLGSQALTPNDADVNLPPIVTTNERTILLEKEESLQSSIRLGRLLFTRQHPDYFPVLVLNEVLGGYFGSRLMKNIREEKGFTYGIWSSLSTFPRAGYWTIGTDVKREFTQQTLDETRKEIRRLQEELVPDEEMDVVKNYMAGSFVGSLNTPFEIADRYKGILLDGLPADYLTTYIDNLRAVSAEQVLEMANKYLQEKDLIEVVVGGK; via the coding sequence ATGACCCTGGATAGAACGCTGGCGCCGGCCTTTAAAACGGTTGATGAAATTCGTGTCCCATCAGTTGAAACCTTCATTCTTGACAATGAACAACCTGTTTATCTAGTTCGGGCGGGCGAGCAACCCATCCTACGTCTCGAATGTATTTTTGAGGCGGGCTCCTGCTACGAACCGCTACCCGGCATCTCAACGCTAAGCATGAAAATGCTGGCCGAAGGCACGCGCCAACGGTCATCGGCGCAAATAAACAGCTATCTGGATCGGTACGGCGCTTTTCTGGAATCCCACAGTGGTACCGATCGGTCAAGCCTGACTATCTACTGCCTGAATAAGTACTTACCCGAAGTTTTGCCTTTGCTTCAGGAGCTACTGGCCGAATCGGTCATTCCCGAAAAAGAGCTGGCCGATCAGATCAACATCACGCGGCAGAACTTGCAGGTTAATCTGGGAAAAAACAATTACCTGGCCAGCACGCTCATCCGGCAAAATGTTTTCGGAGCCAGCCACCCGTATGGCTATCGTCAAACACCGGAAACGCTCGACGCCATCCAGCAGCAAATGGTTGAACAGTTCTACCAGCAGCGCATCCAAAATCGGCCTTACCGGATTGTTTTAGCCGGCCAGGTAACCGAAATGGAGTTCACGCAACTGAACCGAACCCTGGGTAGTCAGGCGCTAACGCCCAATGACGCGGACGTAAACCTGCCGCCGATTGTGACCACCAACGAACGTACCATTTTGCTGGAGAAGGAAGAAAGCCTGCAATCGTCCATTCGCCTGGGCCGACTGCTATTCACGCGCCAGCATCCTGACTACTTCCCGGTTTTAGTTCTTAATGAAGTATTGGGTGGTTATTTTGGCTCGCGGCTTATGAAAAATATCCGGGAGGAAAAGGGCTTTACCTACGGCATCTGGTCGAGCTTATCGACTTTCCCACGGGCGGGCTACTGGACGATTGGCACCGACGTAAAACGGGAATTTACGCAACAAACGCTGGACGAAACCCGCAAAGAAATCCGTCGTTTGCAGGAAGAATTAGTGCCTGATGAAGAGATGGATGTGGTTAAAAATTACATGGCAGGCTCTTTTGTTGGCTCATTGAATACGCCTTTTGAAATTGCAGACCGCTATAAAGGCATTTTATTAGACGGGTTGCCAGCTGATTATTTGACAACGTATATTGATAACCTTCGCGCCGTTTCTGCTGAGCAGGTCTTAGAAATGGCAAATAAATACTTGCAGGAGAAAGACTTGATTGAAGTCGTCGTTGGCGGCAAATAA
- a CDS encoding PfkB family carbohydrate kinase, giving the protein MSLLTVGSVAFDALETPFGKTDKIIGGAATYITLSASYFTNKNNLVAVVGDDFPQEMITNLQERNINTEGLEIRKGEKTFFWSGKYHNDMNTRDTVEVQLNVMENFDPQIPESFQDCEFLMLGNTAPAIQKKVIERLRTRPKLIMIDTMNLWMDIALDDLKDVLKLVDVITINDEEARQLSGEYALVKAAAKIGEMGPKTVIIKKGEHGALLFHGGHIFFAPALPLEEVFDPTGAGDTFAGGFIGYLASTGDVSFANMKRGIIYGSAMASFCVEKFGVERLFELTTEEINQRIAQFVQLSAFELEV; this is encoded by the coding sequence ATGAGCTTACTTACTGTCGGTTCCGTTGCTTTTGATGCGCTGGAAACACCTTTCGGAAAAACGGACAAAATCATCGGAGGCGCGGCTACGTACATTACGCTATCGGCTTCTTACTTTACGAACAAAAACAACCTGGTTGCTGTTGTTGGCGATGATTTTCCGCAGGAAATGATTACCAACCTGCAAGAACGAAATATCAATACCGAGGGCCTGGAAATCCGGAAAGGCGAGAAAACATTTTTCTGGTCGGGAAAGTACCACAATGACATGAACACGCGGGATACGGTCGAGGTACAGTTGAACGTGATGGAGAACTTCGATCCGCAAATTCCCGAAAGCTTTCAGGACTGTGAGTTTTTGATGCTGGGCAATACGGCTCCGGCGATCCAGAAAAAAGTAATCGAACGCCTGAGAACCCGGCCAAAGCTAATCATGATTGATACCATGAACCTTTGGATGGATATTGCGCTGGACGACCTGAAAGATGTGTTGAAATTAGTGGATGTCATCACCATCAACGACGAAGAAGCGCGTCAGCTTTCGGGGGAGTATGCCCTGGTAAAGGCGGCGGCCAAAATTGGCGAGATGGGTCCTAAAACGGTGATTATCAAGAAAGGAGAGCACGGGGCGCTGCTTTTCCACGGTGGTCATATTTTCTTTGCGCCCGCTCTGCCCCTGGAGGAAGTATTCGATCCAACCGGTGCCGGTGACACCTTTGCGGGTGGTTTTATTGGTTATCTGGCCAGCACGGGAGACGTGTCTTTTGCCAACATGAAACGCGGGATTATTTATGGGTCGGCAATGGCTTCTTTCTGCGTGGAGAAATTCGGCGTGGAACGTCTTTTTGAACTGACTACCGAAGAAATTAATCAGCGGATTGCGCAGTTTGTACAATTGTCAGCCTTTGAGCTTGAAGTATAA
- the cysS gene encoding cysteine--tRNA ligase, which produces MQQPLKLYNTLSRQKELFEPINPPYVGMYVCGPTVYSYVHLGNLRTFMTFDLLFRYLTHIGYKVRYVRNITDVGHLVGDGEDGEDKIGKIAKLEKLEPMEIVQRYTNDFHRVTDKFNMLSPSVEPSATGHLIEQIEGIKELIDKGLAYESNGSVYFDISKYNEQDGQYGKLSGRVLDDLLNETRDLDGQTEKRNPLDFALWKRAAPEHLMRWPSPWSVGFPGWHLECTSMSTKYLGRQFDIHGGGMDLKFPHHECEIAQARGINGVEPVRYWLHTNMLTVNGQKMSKSLGNSFLPAELFSGSHELLEQAYSPMTVRFFMLQSHYRSTLDFSNEALKAAQKGYKRLANGLRVIKMLEYKPAEDVAIDTKKKQDIEKSFQAFYDAMNDDLNTAVAIASLFNLLKYVNMIYMNQLAPAAIGEETFDQLKTKFVSFLEDVLALKEEPASDSQAVISGMLNLYREYKEQKQYEKIDQIRQYFKSQGLAIRDMKHQIDWAYEE; this is translated from the coding sequence ATGCAGCAACCCCTAAAATTGTATAATACACTTTCCCGCCAGAAAGAACTTTTTGAACCCATCAATCCGCCTTATGTAGGCATGTACGTTTGCGGCCCGACCGTTTACAGCTACGTCCACTTAGGTAATTTACGCACCTTCATGACGTTCGACCTTCTGTTCCGGTATTTGACTCATATCGGTTATAAGGTTAGGTACGTTCGGAATATTACCGACGTGGGTCACCTAGTCGGCGATGGCGAGGATGGAGAAGATAAAATTGGGAAAATTGCCAAGCTGGAGAAGCTGGAACCGATGGAGATTGTTCAGCGCTACACGAATGATTTTCACCGGGTAACGGATAAATTCAACATGCTTTCGCCCAGTGTCGAACCGTCGGCAACGGGCCATTTGATTGAGCAAATTGAAGGCATTAAAGAGCTAATCGACAAAGGCCTAGCCTACGAATCGAACGGCTCTGTTTATTTCGACATCAGCAAATACAACGAGCAAGACGGCCAGTACGGCAAATTGTCCGGCCGCGTTTTGGATGATTTGCTCAACGAAACCCGCGACCTCGACGGCCAGACCGAAAAGCGCAACCCACTTGATTTTGCGCTCTGGAAACGCGCCGCCCCCGAACACCTCATGCGCTGGCCTTCGCCCTGGAGCGTTGGTTTTCCGGGCTGGCACCTGGAATGTACGTCCATGAGTACCAAATACCTGGGTCGGCAGTTCGACATTCATGGCGGCGGCATGGACCTTAAGTTTCCGCACCATGAGTGCGAAATTGCGCAGGCCAGAGGCATTAACGGCGTTGAGCCGGTCCGCTACTGGTTGCATACCAACATGCTGACGGTCAACGGTCAGAAAATGAGCAAATCGCTGGGAAATTCATTTTTACCCGCTGAGCTTTTCTCGGGTAGCCATGAGTTGCTTGAGCAAGCCTACTCGCCCATGACTGTCCGGTTTTTTATGCTGCAATCGCACTACCGCAGCACGCTGGACTTTTCCAACGAAGCGCTCAAAGCCGCGCAGAAAGGCTACAAGCGACTGGCAAACGGTTTGCGGGTGATCAAAATGCTTGAGTACAAGCCCGCCGAAGACGTGGCGATTGATACCAAGAAGAAGCAGGATATTGAGAAATCGTTTCAGGCTTTTTATGATGCCATGAACGACGACCTGAATACCGCCGTGGCTATCGCCAGCCTCTTCAACCTGCTGAAATACGTCAACATGATTTACATGAATCAGCTGGCTCCGGCGGCCATTGGCGAAGAGACCTTTGATCAGTTGAAAACAAAATTTGTCTCTTTTCTGGAAGACGTACTGGCCCTGAAAGAAGAACCCGCGTCGGATAGCCAGGCGGTTATTTCGGGAATGCTAAACTTATACCGGGAATACAAGGAGCAAAAACAGTACGAAAAAATTGACCAGATCCGGCAGTATTTCAAGTCGCAGGGTCTGGCAATCCGGGACATGAAACACCAGATCGACTGGGCATACGAAGAATAA
- a CDS encoding M28 family peptidase: protein MISKKLIFGSFLLTAMLFSACKKQKQDQQEADGSQPTVVKTPDFSGDSAYAYVARQVAFGPRVPNTEAHRRCGDYLIAKLKEYGAQVTVQEFTATTYDGKKLASRNIIGSLNPQAAKRILLASHWDSRPFADQDSVATDRQKPVPGANDGASGVGVLLELARTVQKGETKPEVGIDIIFFDAEDWGNAEKATDTVNGINYMGFCLGSRYWAANKHQPNYTAYYGILLDMVGAKNATFLREGDSVNYAPSVVNSVWQAASDLGYSQYFVNQPGPTILDDHIPVNTIAKIPMIDILHTNPSTGGFFPHWHTDTDNMDPIDPATLKAVGQVLLQVLYRESIQ from the coding sequence ATGATTTCTAAAAAATTAATTTTCGGGTCTTTTCTACTAACAGCTATGTTGTTTAGCGCTTGTAAAAAGCAGAAGCAGGACCAACAGGAGGCGGACGGCTCGCAGCCTACGGTTGTAAAAACGCCCGATTTCAGTGGGGATTCTGCGTACGCTTACGTAGCCCGGCAAGTCGCTTTTGGACCGCGCGTGCCCAACACCGAAGCACACCGCCGCTGCGGCGATTACCTCATTGCCAAGCTGAAAGAATACGGTGCGCAGGTAACTGTTCAGGAATTTACGGCAACGACGTACGACGGTAAAAAACTGGCTTCCCGTAACATCATCGGCAGCCTGAACCCACAAGCGGCCAAACGCATTCTGCTGGCCTCCCACTGGGATAGTCGCCCCTTTGCCGATCAGGACAGCGTAGCCACAGACCGCCAAAAACCGGTTCCCGGTGCCAACGACGGTGCCAGTGGCGTTGGCGTATTGCTCGAATTGGCCCGTACCGTTCAAAAAGGAGAGACGAAGCCTGAAGTTGGGATTGACATTATTTTCTTCGATGCGGAAGATTGGGGAAATGCTGAAAAAGCAACTGATACGGTAAATGGCATTAATTACATGGGCTTCTGCTTGGGTTCACGGTATTGGGCGGCCAATAAACATCAGCCTAATTACACCGCTTATTATGGCATTTTGTTAGACATGGTGGGTGCCAAAAATGCGACTTTCCTGCGCGAAGGCGACTCGGTCAATTACGCCCCGAGTGTGGTCAATTCCGTTTGGCAAGCTGCCAGCGATTTGGGATATAGCCAATATTTTGTCAATCAGCCAGGACCAACGATCCTGGACGATCACATTCCCGTTAATACCATCGCTAAAATTCCCATGATTGACATTCTGCATACCAATCCCAGCACGGGCGGATTCTTCCCGCACTGGCATACGGATACAGACAACATGGATCCCATTGACCCCGCTACGTTGAAAGCTGTCGGCCAGGTGCTGTTACAGGTTTTATACCGGGAAAGTATTCAGTAA
- the nadD gene encoding nicotinate (nicotinamide) nucleotide adenylyltransferase → MNIGLFFGSFNPIHIGHLIIANTMATATDLDQVWFVVSPQNPFKKNKSLLHEFDRLDMVERAITDNSRLKVSDIEFSMPKPSYTIDTLIRLSEKYPQHQFKLIMGGDNLAQFPNWKNHDKILEYYGLYVYPRPNSEPSPLEQHPQVKSIEAPLLDISATFIREAIKTNRSIRYLVPDVVEEMIIRKKFYV, encoded by the coding sequence ATGAATATCGGTTTATTTTTTGGCTCCTTTAATCCGATCCATATTGGCCACCTTATTATTGCCAATACGATGGCGACGGCTACCGATCTGGACCAGGTGTGGTTTGTGGTATCGCCGCAAAATCCGTTCAAGAAAAATAAGAGCTTACTTCACGAGTTCGACCGGCTGGATATGGTGGAGCGCGCCATTACCGACAATTCCAGGCTAAAAGTGAGCGATATTGAGTTTTCGATGCCTAAGCCAAGCTACACCATTGATACCTTAATCCGGCTTTCGGAAAAGTATCCGCAGCATCAGTTTAAACTGATTATGGGAGGCGATAATCTGGCCCAGTTTCCCAACTGGAAAAACCACGATAAGATTTTGGAGTATTACGGCCTCTACGTATATCCGCGTCCTAACAGTGAGCCTAGCCCGTTGGAACAGCATCCGCAAGTGAAGTCCATCGAGGCCCCGCTGCTGGATATTTCGGCTACGTTTATCCGGGAAGCCATCAAAACCAATCGCTCCATTCGGTATTTGGTGCCCGATGTAGTGGAAGAAATGATTATTCGTAAGAAGTTTTACGTGTAG
- the gmk gene encoding guanylate kinase, which yields MEGKLIIFSAPSGSGKTTIVKHLLDTNSNLGFSISACTRDRRGRDEKNGKDYYFLTPEDFKQKIDNDEFVEWEEVYVGAFYGTLKAEIQRLWDSGKHVLFDVDVMGGLKLKKYYGDRALAIFVKVPDEETLKQRLMARGTETEDSLSKRLFKVHFEASFQDEFDVVLVNDTLEDALKKAQRLVDDFVQNGTIPDKATVI from the coding sequence TTGGAAGGTAAACTTATTATTTTTTCAGCCCCCTCCGGGTCCGGAAAAACCACCATTGTCAAGCACCTGCTAGACACCAATTCGAATCTGGGTTTTTCCATTTCTGCTTGCACCCGCGACCGCCGAGGCCGTGACGAAAAGAACGGTAAAGACTACTACTTTCTAACTCCCGAAGATTTTAAGCAAAAAATCGATAACGACGAATTTGTCGAATGGGAGGAAGTGTATGTCGGTGCTTTCTACGGTACGCTAAAAGCAGAAATCCAGCGCCTATGGGATAGTGGTAAACACGTTCTTTTTGATGTAGACGTGATGGGCGGACTTAAGCTGAAAAAATACTACGGTGATCGCGCGCTGGCTATTTTTGTTAAAGTACCCGACGAGGAAACATTGAAGCAGCGACTAATGGCGCGGGGTACCGAAACAGAAGACAGTTTATCCAAACGGTTATTTAAGGTTCATTTTGAGGCTAGCTTCCAGGACGAGTTTGACGTTGTTTTGGTCAATGATACACTGGAAGACGCGCTAAAGAAAGCACAAAGGTTAGTAGACGACTTTGTCCAGAACGGCACAATTCCGGATAAGGCGACAGTAATCTAA
- a CDS encoding zf-HC2 domain-containing protein — MSGSLHPSDSVSAEGKQETAPMKERCDNQARCLKRIQAILDGGATEEEIEHFKQHIDICKPCIDMYHLEKCIRAALQGKVEKKCCPEKVAEAIKAQVAIS; from the coding sequence ATGTCGGGTTCATTACATCCATCAGATTCGGTAAGTGCGGAAGGCAAGCAGGAAACGGCCCCCATGAAAGAGCGTTGCGACAATCAGGCGCGATGCCTGAAGAGAATTCAAGCTATTCTTGATGGTGGTGCCACTGAAGAAGAGATTGAACATTTTAAGCAACATATCGATATCTGCAAACCCTGCATCGATATGTATCATTTAGAAAAGTGCATTCGGGCGGCACTGCAAGGTAAAGTTGAAAAGAAATGCTGTCCAGAAAAGGTAGCTGAGGCTATCAAAGCACAAGTTGCCATTAGCTAA
- a CDS encoding sigma-70 family RNA polymerase sigma factor encodes MPEIMSDTQDTQLEGYPNDSKGYTNEQKYQVFNKEFMPHIDSMYNFAFRLTMDEDDANDLVQDTYLKAFRFISSFEQGTNAKAWLFRILKNSFINDYRKKSKEPAKVDYQDVETTYNSEEVETEHTVDLRAETVQDLIGDEVATALNSLPVDFRTVIILCDIEGFTYEEMAKILDIPIGTVRSRLHRARNLLKEKLRDYATSMGYNRNEE; translated from the coding sequence ATGCCCGAAATTATGTCAGATACGCAGGATACGCAGCTTGAAGGATATCCAAACGACTCGAAAGGATATACAAATGAGCAAAAATATCAGGTTTTCAACAAGGAGTTTATGCCGCACATTGACTCCATGTATAACTTCGCCTTTCGCCTAACCATGGACGAAGACGATGCGAACGACCTTGTGCAGGATACATATTTAAAGGCTTTTCGTTTTATCTCGTCATTTGAACAGGGAACTAACGCGAAAGCATGGTTGTTCCGCATTCTGAAAAACAGCTTCATTAACGATTACCGGAAGAAAAGTAAAGAACCGGCAAAAGTTGATTATCAGGACGTAGAGACAACCTACAATTCGGAGGAAGTCGAAACCGAGCACACCGTTGACCTGCGTGCGGAAACTGTGCAAGACCTGATTGGTGATGAGGTAGCAACAGCTCTGAATTCGTTACCGGTTGATTTTCGAACTGTCATCATCCTTTGTGATATCGAAGGCTTCACCTATGAAGAGATGGCAAAGATTCTAGATATTCCCATTGGTACTGTTCGTTCGCGACTGCACCGTGCTCGGAACCTGTTGAAAGAAAAACTGCGTGATTACGCTACGTCAATGGGCTACAACCGAAATGAAGAATAA
- the mreC gene encoding rod shape-determining protein MreC, producing MFELFQFIARSRNFILFILLEVLSFYFIINNNNYWSVEYFNTSNRYAAKLLTWSNAARNYARLREVNADLAEENRRLNTLVTQLQQQSPLAPASYKTDSVFATRFQFTVARVINNTTSHPNNYITIDKGTADGIHPGMGVISPTGVVGMVKICSENLSVVTSILHSEFMVSSRLVKGGDIGSVRWDGVDPTKMQLFDIPRNIKVYKSDSVVTSQHNSVFPPGILVGNVARAVAAPDQTFHEITLNVATDFSTLSFVYIVENRLQTEQEKLEKQVQPNKK from the coding sequence ATGTTTGAGTTGTTTCAATTCATTGCCCGTAGCAGAAACTTCATCTTGTTTATTCTGCTGGAGGTACTGAGTTTTTATTTTATTATCAACAACAATAACTACTGGAGCGTCGAGTACTTCAATACGTCGAACCGGTATGCGGCGAAGCTATTGACCTGGTCGAACGCCGCCCGAAATTACGCCCGCCTTCGGGAAGTGAACGCGGACTTAGCCGAAGAAAATCGCCGCCTGAATACGTTGGTGACTCAGCTTCAGCAACAATCTCCCCTGGCTCCCGCTTCGTATAAAACCGATTCTGTTTTTGCTACACGCTTTCAGTTTACGGTAGCCCGCGTTATTAACAACACCACGTCGCATCCGAATAATTACATTACGATTGACAAAGGAACTGCCGATGGGATTCATCCGGGCATGGGCGTCATTTCGCCGACTGGCGTGGTGGGGATGGTTAAAATCTGCTCCGAAAATCTGTCGGTGGTAACTTCTATTCTGCATTCCGAGTTCATGGTATCGTCGCGACTCGTGAAAGGGGGCGATATCGGTTCGGTGCGCTGGGACGGTGTCGATCCGACGAAAATGCAGCTGTTTGACATTCCCCGGAATATCAAAGTGTATAAAAGCGATTCTGTCGTCACTTCGCAGCATAACTCTGTTTTTCCACCGGGGATCTTGGTTGGCAATGTGGCCCGGGCCGTTGCAGCACCAGACCAGACGTTTCATGAGATTACGTTAAATGTAGCGACCGATTTTAGTACGCTGTCATTTGTCTACATTGTTGAAAACCGCCTGCAAACTGAGCAGGAGAAATTAGAAAAACAGGTCCAACCGAATAAAAAATAG
- a CDS encoding rod shape-determining protein has translation MGLFNFLTSDIAIDLGTANTLIIHKDRIVVDEPSIIAMDKASGKVLAIGHKAMQMHEKTNENIKTIRPLKDGVIADFTAAELMIRGLIKMIDTGSRLFSPSHRMVVCIPSGITEVEKRAVKDSCEHAGAKEVYMVHEPIAAAIGIGIDITQPNGTMIVDIGGGTTEIAVIALSGIVCEQSIRIAGDVFTRDIVDYMRREHNLLIGERSAEQIKMEVGSALPELDNPPADYEIRGRDLMTGIPKEIKVTYSEIAYSLDKSISKIEEAVMKALEISPPELSADIYTNGIHLTGGGALLHGLDKRIGAKTKLPIHVADDPLKAVVKGTGEVIKNLDIYKSVLIS, from the coding sequence ATGGGACTCTTCAATTTTTTAACCAGTGATATAGCCATTGACCTGGGTACGGCCAATACACTAATCATACACAAAGACCGGATTGTGGTAGACGAGCCTTCGATCATTGCGATGGACAAAGCCAGCGGCAAAGTTCTCGCGATTGGTCACAAGGCCATGCAGATGCACGAAAAGACGAATGAAAATATAAAAACAATTCGTCCGCTCAAAGATGGGGTAATTGCCGATTTTACGGCCGCCGAGTTGATGATTCGTGGTCTGATCAAGATGATTGATACGGGAAGCCGGTTGTTTTCGCCTTCGCACCGTATGGTTGTTTGTATTCCATCAGGAATTACCGAAGTAGAAAAACGCGCTGTTAAGGATTCGTGCGAGCATGCCGGAGCCAAAGAAGTATACATGGTGCATGAGCCAATTGCCGCCGCTATCGGCATTGGTATTGACATTACCCAGCCAAACGGAACCATGATTGTTGATATCGGTGGGGGAACCACGGAGATCGCCGTCATTGCCCTGTCCGGCATTGTTTGCGAGCAGTCGATCCGAATTGCGGGGGACGTTTTCACCCGCGACATTGTGGATTACATGCGCCGCGAACACAACCTGCTCATTGGGGAGCGTTCGGCAGAGCAGATCAAGATGGAAGTTGGGTCGGCATTGCCGGAACTCGACAATCCACCGGCAGATTATGAAATTCGCGGTCGTGACTTGATGACGGGGATTCCGAAAGAAATCAAAGTGACGTACAGCGAGATTGCGTATTCGCTCGACAAGTCAATTTCAAAAATTGAAGAAGCGGTGATGAAGGCGCTGGAAATTTCGCCGCCGGAACTTTCGGCTGATATTTACACCAACGGAATTCACCTTACGGGTGGCGGTGCGCTGCTGCATGGTCTGGATAAGCGGATTGGTGCTAAAACGAAGCTGCCTATTCACGTAGCCGATGATCCGCTGAAAGCGGTCGTAAAAGGCACGGGTGAAGTCATCAAAAATCTCGATATCTACAAATCGGTTTTAATTAGTTAA